The Panicum virgatum strain AP13 chromosome 5K, P.virgatum_v5, whole genome shotgun sequence genome has a window encoding:
- the LOC120710327 gene encoding mitochondrial fission 1 protein A-like, translating into MHDVMLHSHFCTENRRWPWTPRSAGSFFSGGENIPWCDRDVIAGCEREVAEAATEEHEKQSIMRLSWALVHSRNQDDVLRGIGMLQGTLRRPPALNGPTTSPLQAREKLYLLAVGHYRNGDYPRSRQFLDQCLEIQPDCRQALALKKIVEDKIAKGEQTIIDADGVIGIGIATTVIGVLIGIAAAVARKN; encoded by the exons ATGCATGACGTGATGCTGCATTCACATTTTTGCACCGAAA ATCGGCGATGGCCATGGACGCCAAGATCGGCAGgttccttcttctccggcggcgAGAACATCCCTTGGTGCGACCGCGACGTCATTGCC GGATGCgagagggaggtcgccgaggccGCGACCGAGGAGCACGAGAAGCAGAGCATCATGAGGCTGTCTTGGGCGCTCGTGCACTCGAGGAACCAGGACGACGTGCTCCGCGGGATCGGCATGCTCCAAGGTacgctgcgccggccgccggccctgaATGGA CCGACCACCAGCCCTTTGCAGGCGAGGGAGAAGCTCTACCTGCTGGCCGTGGGGCACTACAGGAACGGCGACTACCCCAGGAGCCGGCAGTTCCTGGACCAGTGCCTGGAG ATCCAACCTGATTGTAGACAGGCCCTGGCTCTGAAGAAGATAGTGGAAGATAAAATTGCTAAAGGTGAG CAAACAATCATTGATGCCGATGGCGTTATCGGTATTGGAATAGCTACAACTGTAATTGGAGTGCTCATTGGGATCGCAGCTGCTGTTGCTCGAAAAAACTGA